In Thermodesulfobacteriota bacterium, the genomic window GGGGTTTCGGCGGTTCAATCTTCGATGAAATTTTTGGCTTTGGAAGGGGAGGCGGAGGTAGAAGACGCGCGTCCAGGGGAAGCGACGTTCAGGTTGAGATAACTGTTCCACTAAAAAGAATTCTAACAGGCGGCGAAGAAACTGTATCTTATAGCCGCTTAAAGGCCTGTCCTACTTGTGACGGCTCCAGAGCAAAACCGGGCACTGATGTAAAGCAGTGCGCTGAGTGCGCAGGATCTGGTCAGAAAGTCTATACCTCAACACAACAGGGGATGACTTTTCAGCAGGTTGCTGTCTGCGCTGAATGCAGAGGAGAGGGAACTATAATTGAAGAATTGTGTCCTGACTGCTCAGGTATAGGTAGTGTTGAAGGAATAACGACCATGGAAATAAATGTTCCTCCGGGAGTTGAAGAGGGCGCAGCGCTAAGGGTACCAGGCCAAGGTAATATGAGCCCAGACCCGGGAGCACCTCCAGGAGATCTTCTGGTCGTAATTAATACAGAAAAAGATTCAAGATTTACAAGAAAAGGTGAGCATCTGTATAGAGATATAAACATCAAAATTCCTGATGCCGTTT contains:
- the dnaJ gene encoding molecular chaperone DnaJ, coding for MAAGKRDYYEVLGVSRDADPQEIKKVYRKLALKYHPDHNEGPEAEEKFKELSEAYGVLSDPEKRSRYDRGGFAGLDGMSAEDIFGNINFGDIFGGGGGGFGGSIFDEIFGFGRGGGGRRRASRGSDVQVEITVPLKRILTGGEETVSYSRLKACPTCDGSRAKPGTDVKQCAECAGSGQKVYTSTQQGMTFQQVAVCAECRGEGTIIEELCPDCSGIGSVEGITTMEINVPPGVEEGAALRVPGQGNMSPDPGAPPGDLLVVINTEKDSRFTRKGEHLYRDINIKIPDAVFGTKVDVPTLVGEGEVKIPAGTQPGTTMRLANEGLPGFRSGRRGDIYLNIKVEIPKKPSKEEKKLFKELQALYENKD